Proteins encoded in a region of the Zea mays cultivar B73 chromosome 4, Zm-B73-REFERENCE-NAM-5.0, whole genome shotgun sequence genome:
- the LOC100283994 gene encoding uncharacterized protein LOC100283994, giving the protein MSYQRVPPEEPYPPPGHPRSQAHPYPPPPDVYPPPPRGHGHPPPPHGVYPPPPQGPYPPPQQPPPGYQGYFNDQQRPYYPPPHGEHQHNHHQGNQGSSSGFLKGCLAALCCCCVLEECCGCF; this is encoded by the exons ATGAGCTACCAGAGAGTCCCTCCCGAGGAACCCTACCCTCCTCCAG GACATCCTCGATCTCAGGCGCACCCTTACCCACCGCCACCAGATGTGTACCCGCCTCCCCCTCGGGGCCATGGACATCCACCACCACCCCATGGCGTGTACCCGCCGCCGCCGCAGGGTCCTTACCCCCCACCACAGCAGCCTCCACCGGGGTACCAGGGCTACTTCAACGACCAGCAGCGTCCTTACTACCCGCCGCCGCATGGAGAGCATCAACACAACCACCACCAGGGAAACCAGGGTAGCTCCTCTGGGTTCCTCAAAGGATG TTTGGCTGCTCTCTGCTGCTGCTGCGTGCTGGAGGAATGCTGCGGCTGCTTCTGA